The Thalassotalea sediminis genome includes the window TTTAGACAAAAACAGCAACAACTCGCTAAACAACTCTTATTATCAAAAAAACAATCACAAACATTAAAGTCTGAGCTGGCTGAAATTAAGAAAGAAGTCTACTTAGATCCATTGACTGGATTGTACAATCGAAAAGCATTGAATAAGAATTTAGAACAGTGGACGCTTGAAGATCCAAACAAACAAATTGCCGCGATAGTTGTAAATGTTGATAAGCTATCTGCAGTTAGTGATAAATTCGGCGGATTAATTAGTGATGTTTTGCTGTCTAAAATAGCAAATAAAATTGGTACTTATGTAGGGGATAGTGGCTTACCTGTGCGTTCTGGTCATGATGAGTTTCTTATTTTATTGCCAGAGATCGAACGAGGCATCGCAAGCGAGATAGCAGAAAAAATTCGTCAGGGTGTAGAGAAATTAAGATTTGTTAGTAGTAAGTCAGGGGTTAGATTACCACACATGACTATTTCACTGGGTGTAAACGATTTTAACCTGTCACAAAATGTAGAGTCCGTCATTAATTACACCCGAAACTTAGTCACAGACATGCAGCGTCATACTGCGAACAAAATTACCGTCGCAACCTAATCAGACATCGATTCAACTTTAGCAATTAGCGCCATCAATGTTTGTTCACTAAAGACTTCTATACCATGTTGTTGTAACAATGCAGCAGTAACTCCTTGGCCAGGTATTTTCGTACCATTAAACGAACCATCGTAAATAGTATTACTACCACAGGATGGGCTAGATTCTTTTAA containing:
- a CDS encoding GGDEF domain-containing protein — encoded protein: MKYHDSIKQAEQKSTLTIKQLNLWHLPASPINYSVCYEYIIGKTPELNRQIKQQLSLGKKLDEYFIQELYKQYILGQSNFREEIITDIDDLVDNLATNNQQSMHSADTLLRKLDHNIIDLKSNNQKAITNAVQQIEHASKSFRQKQQQLAKQLLLSKKQSQTLKSELAEIKKEVYLDPLTGLYNRKALNKNLEQWTLEDPNKQIAAIVVNVDKLSAVSDKFGGLISDVLLSKIANKIGTYVGDSGLPVRSGHDEFLILLPEIERGIASEIAEKIRQGVEKLRFVSSKSGVRLPHMTISLGVNDFNLSQNVESVINYTRNLVTDMQRHTANKITVAT